The genomic stretch CTATCTCCTTAACGGCTAATCATCAAAATAGAGTCACTTGGAAATTGTTCGCCAAGTGCTCTATTGAGTGTAACCTATCTTGCCTAAGGTTAAAGTCTTAACAATAAAATCTTTGTTTTAAATCAAGAAGCAATAGCTGCCGCTTCGGCCAGTGCGGCTTGATCATTAATGGTAATAAATTTACCTTCTACTTTAATAATGCCAGCCTTTTGGAAGCGACTGAGTAGACGACTAATGGTTTCAACCGTAAGACCTAAGTAATTACCAATTTCGCCACGGGTCATGGTGAAACGGAACTCTTTTCGTGAAAAGCCACGCTCGCCAAAGCGATTAGATAAGTTAAAGATGAAAGTGGCCAAACGCTCCTCAGCGGTTTTTTTATTAAGCAGTAACAACATCTCTTGATCGTAGTTAATTTCACTGCTCATTAAGCGCATGATTTGCTGGCGCAGCTTCGGTAATTTACCAGCGAGTTCATCGAGTGTATCAAATGGAATTTCACACACCATTGAAGTTTCCAACGCTTGGGCGAAACTTTGATGTTCCATTTTGTTAATGGCATCAAAGCCCACCAAATCACCCGCTAGGTGAAAGCCAGTAATTTGTTCATCGCCTTGCTCTGACAATGTGTAGCTTTTAAATGAGCCCGAGCGCACCGCGAAAATTGCATTGAGTTTTGAGCCCGATTCAAATAAGAAATCACCTTTGTGCAGTGGTTTCTTACGTTCAATGATTTCGTCCAATTTATCCATTTCATTGCCATTAAGAGAAAAAGGCAGGCAAAGCTGGCTAATGCTACAGTTATTGCAGCTAATGGTACATTGGCTCTTTGAACGATTTTGATTACTTAAGTCCATAAAATTTCCATAAGTCTATGACGCACACCTTGGCAACAACACTGTGTTGCAGCAAGCTCTAGCGACAAAAAAGCCAAGTAACTCATCGCTTGGAACTCCCATTCACAACTAATTAGCTACTTTTTATTTTAGAGCTTGCACTACTAAGCCTAGGTTAATGTACTAGCTTATCAGTTGCAATAATAATTAAATAAACACCATACCAAATAAAAATATTACCCATAACAATACGAGTCACTTGATGATTTATGGTTTTTTGTAGCAGTTGTGCAGACTGGCCGATGGCAATTAGAGCAGGAAAGGTACCTAGGCCGAAGGCGAGCATAATTGCGCTACCTTGTAGCGCCGTCTGAGCTTGCAGTGTCCAGGTTAATGCTGAGTAGACTAAACCACAGGGTAACCAGCCCCACAGTGCGCCATAGGCAAAGGCTTTGGCAGGGGTGTTGACTGGAACAAGGTGGCGGTTCAACTTCACTAAATGTTGCCAAATTACGGTTTTGGCGAGAGATTCTAGCCATTGCAATGAGCTTGCAAGGCGCATCACGTACACACCCACCAAGATCATAAATACGCCACTCAGTAACTTCATTGAATGGCCAATCAGGGTATTTTGCTTGGCTAAACTGGCTCCTAACCAGGCAACTAGGCCGCCGGCAATGGCGTAACTGCAGATCCGGCCCAGGTTATACAGCAAGCTGACTTTAATGGCGGAGAGGTTTTTGCTTGCCAACTGCAAGGAGCTGGCAATGCCGCCGCACATGACCAAGCAATGGCCACTGCCAGCCAGCCCCATGATAAAGGCACTTAAGACACTGATTTCAGTCATCGCTGGATTTATTATCTTCTCGCGGTTGTGGCTTTGCAGGTTCAGACTTATCGTCATCAAATAAAATGCTGTGGCCTTGTTTATTTAAGTCTGAAAACTGCTCACTTTTTACGGCCCAAAAAAAGATCCCAATGGCAATAATAACAAACAGAATCGCAATCGGGATTAGGACATAGATGATACTCATAATTTTAATAACCTTAGCGAGTTAGCAATGACGATAATTGAGCTGGCAGACATACCAATAACAGCCAGCCAAGGTGGCACTAACCCCAGTGCTGCTAGGGGTAAAATTGAGGCGTTATAAAGCAGTGAAATAGTGAGGTTCTGCTTTACAATACGACGGGTTTGCTGTGCTACTTGGCGTAATGCAAGAATGGCATTTAAGTCACTATTAAGCAAAACCACGTCCGCGGTATTTTTGGAAATATCCGCACCGGTGTCCATCGCCACAGAAAGGTGAGCACTATTAAATACGGGGCTGTCATTGATGCCATCGCCAACCATGGCTATTACTTCCCCTTGTTGCGACCACTTTTCTACCGCTTGCAGCTTCATTTTTGGCGTACAGGCAGTTTGATAGCTGTCTAATGCCAGCTGCTCTGCTAATTCTTTACCGGCATTTGAGCTGTCTCCCGTGAGCATGTGACAACTAAGCGTTGATTGTTGTAATTGGCTTACCACCCGCTCGGCATTGTCTTTGACTTTATCGTTAAAATAAAAGTCAGCCACCGGCTTTTGGTCAATAAACAACGTCGCTTGGGCAAAGGAAGCGTGAGAGTTAAACCAATTACTTTTGCCAAGTGCTATAGAATGCTGTTGCCAGTGTCCCTGAACCCCAGACCCTGCAACAATCTCAACATCATGAACTAAATTATCATTGCTATTAAGGTGAGAAAAAGCGCGTGCAATAGGGTGCTCGGAATAGCGCTCGAGGGCTGCGGCTAATTCAAGTATCTGCTCTTCGTCGAACTCGCTCTGTAATAATTCCACATGGCGAATGGAAAAACGCCCCTCGGTGAGGGTACCGGTCTTATCAAACGCCACTCGGGTGAGCTTGGTTGCGGTTTCGAGCACATGGGCTTCTTTAATTAGGATGCCTTTTTTGGTTAAGCTTGCCACCGCACAGGTCAGCGCTGTGGGTATGGCCAAACTCAAGGCACATGGGCAGGTAGCGACAAGCACCGAGATGGTCACCCAAAATGCTTGTTCGGGTGACACTGAGTACCAACCTACCGCAGTGATCGACGCAAATACCAGCAAACAAGCAACAAACCACTGCGCAACTTTATCGGTGATTTCAACCAGCTTGGGCCGTTTAGTTAGGGCGTTGTGTTGCAGTCGAATAATTTGATTAAGTAGGGTGTTTTGACCAATCTTATTGATCTCTAGCGTGATCACACCATCGTGGTTGACGGTACCAGCATACACTTGATGACCCTGAAATTTCTTTACCGGTAAGTGCTCACCGGTCATCATTGATTCGTCTACTGTGGTGTGGCCACGGATAACTAAGCCGTCGGCAGGAATGGTTTCACCGGCTTTGACCAGAATAATGTCATTGAGCTGGAGCTTTTTAGCCGCAACTGGCTGCTCATTATTGTTGCTGTCGAGTTTTCTTGCGGTCAGCGGCAGCAGCTTTTGCAAGTTGGCGGTAAACTCACTGGCTTTTAAACGGGCACGAAACTCTAAGTATTTACCCAGTAATAGCAAAAAGGTAAACATACAAATGGATTCAAAGTAGACTTCACCCACCTCCATAAAGGTGGCGTAGGTACTGGCCCCGTATGCCCCAAAAATGGCCAGCGAAACGGGCAAGTCCATATTCAGTTGCTTGGCTTTAAGACCCTTAATGGCATTGGTTAGGAAGGGCATCGCCGAATAGAGAATAACCGGGGAGGCAAGGACTAAACTAATCCAGCGAAAATACTGTTCAAAATCTTCTTCCATGCCAGAAAACATGCCAAAATACATGGCAAAGGCAAACATCATGACTTGCATGGTCATCAGCCCAGCCACGCCTAATCGGCGGATGTAGGCTTTGGCAACTGCTTGTTTTTCTGCGGCTTCTTCA from Pseudoalteromonas sp. UG3-2 encodes the following:
- a CDS encoding FNR family transcription factor, giving the protein MDLSNQNRSKSQCTISCNNCSISQLCLPFSLNGNEMDKLDEIIERKKPLHKGDFLFESGSKLNAIFAVRSGSFKSYTLSEQGDEQITGFHLAGDLVGFDAINKMEHQSFAQALETSMVCEIPFDTLDELAGKLPKLRQQIMRLMSSEINYDQEMLLLLNKKTAEERLATFIFNLSNRFGERGFSRKEFRFTMTRGEIGNYLGLTVETISRLLSRFQKAGIIKVEGKFITINDQAALAEAAAIAS
- a CDS encoding sulfite exporter TauE/SafE family protein is translated as MTEISVLSAFIMGLAGSGHCLVMCGGIASSLQLASKNLSAIKVSLLYNLGRICSYAIAGGLVAWLGASLAKQNTLIGHSMKLLSGVFMILVGVYVMRLASSLQWLESLAKTVIWQHLVKLNRHLVPVNTPAKAFAYGALWGWLPCGLVYSALTWTLQAQTALQGSAIMLAFGLGTFPALIAIGQSAQLLQKTINHQVTRIVMGNIFIWYGVYLIIIATDKLVH
- the ccoS gene encoding cbb3-type cytochrome oxidase assembly protein CcoS, giving the protein MSIIYVLIPIAILFVIIAIGIFFWAVKSEQFSDLNKQGHSILFDDDKSEPAKPQPREDNKSSDD
- a CDS encoding heavy metal translocating P-type ATPase: MAKSCFHCLEPIPKGFDGSVAFQGEQQPVCCIGCQAVAETIISQGMSDYYTYRTESAGKVEELVPEQLKMLLSYDNDEIQEDFVETSGENKEVLLSVEGISCAACAWLIEKQLLSLGGVVRVDVNTSTHRAMIVWQESKVKLSTIIKSLMEIGYKAYPFQADEEAAEKQAVAKAYIRRLGVAGLMTMQVMMFAFAMYFGMFSGMEEDFEQYFRWISLVLASPVILYSAMPFLTNAIKGLKAKQLNMDLPVSLAIFGAYGASTYATFMEVGEVYFESICMFTFLLLLGKYLEFRARLKASEFTANLQKLLPLTARKLDSNNNEQPVAAKKLQLNDIILVKAGETIPADGLVIRGHTTVDESMMTGEHLPVKKFQGHQVYAGTVNHDGVITLEINKIGQNTLLNQIIRLQHNALTKRPKLVEITDKVAQWFVACLLVFASITAVGWYSVSPEQAFWVTISVLVATCPCALSLAIPTALTCAVASLTKKGILIKEAHVLETATKLTRVAFDKTGTLTEGRFSIRHVELLQSEFDEEQILELAAALERYSEHPIARAFSHLNSNDNLVHDVEIVAGSGVQGHWQQHSIALGKSNWFNSHASFAQATLFIDQKPVADFYFNDKVKDNAERVVSQLQQSTLSCHMLTGDSSNAGKELAEQLALDSYQTACTPKMKLQAVEKWSQQGEVIAMVGDGINDSPVFNSAHLSVAMDTGADISKNTADVVLLNSDLNAILALRQVAQQTRRIVKQNLTISLLYNASILPLAALGLVPPWLAVIGMSASSIIVIANSLRLLKL